The following proteins are encoded in a genomic region of Phalacrocorax carbo chromosome 2, bPhaCar2.1, whole genome shotgun sequence:
- the TSPAN13 gene encoding tetraspanin-13 codes for MVCGGFACSKNCLCALNLLYTLVSLLLIGIAAWGIGFGLISSFRVVGVAIAVGIFLFLIALVGLIGAVKHHQVLLFFYMIILLLVFIVQFSVSCACLALNKEQQSQLLEVGWNNTNSARTDIERNLNCCGFRVFDLNETCSSDCFRSRQCQPCAPIIEEYSGMVLRFVGGIGLFFSFTEILGVWLTYRYRNQKDPRANPSAFL; via the exons ctGGTAAGCCTGCTGCTGATTGGAATTGCGGCATGGGGAATCGGCTTTGGCCTCATCTCTAGTTTCAGAGTTGTTGGAGTGGCAATTGCAGTAGGAATCTTCCTCTTCCTTATTGCCTTAGTCGGATTAATTGGTGCAGTGAAACATCATCAAGTATTGCTATTCTTT TACATGATTATTCTTTTGCTAGTCTTTATTGTCCAGTTTTCTGTCTCCTGTGCCTGTTTGGCCCTAAACAAGGAACAGCAG AGTCAACTTCTAGAGGTGGGATGGAATAACACTAACAGCGCAAGAACAGATATTGAGAGAAATCTGAATTGTTGTGGATTCAGAGTTTTTGATCTGAATGAAACCTGCTCCTCT GATTGTTTCAGAAGTCGCCAGTGTCAGCCATGTGCACCGATAATAGAAGAATATTCTGGAATGGTGCTGAGATTTGTTGGAGGTATAGGACTCTTCTTCAGTTTCACAGAG attctggGAGTCTGGCTGACTTACAGATACAGGAACCAAAAGGATCCCCGTGCAAACCCCAGTGCATTTCTTTGA
- the AGR2 gene encoding anterior gradient protein 2 homolog: MEKSYVTMFLLFIAISCALAKDVGKKETKETTAKPKLPQTLSRGWGDQLIWTQTYEEALYRSKNSNKPVMIIHHLDDCPHSQALKKVFAEHKDIQKLAEKFVLLNLVYETTDKNLSPDGQYVPRILFIDPSLTVRADITGRYSNRLYAYEPTDISLLHSNMQKALKLLKTEL; the protein is encoded by the exons ATGGAGAAGAGTTACGTGACCATGTTCCTGCTGTTCATTGCCATCTCCTGTGCTCTGGCAAAGGATGTGGGCAAGAAGGAGACAAAGGAGACTACTGCTAAACCAAAACTGCCTCAGACACTCTCCAGAG GCTGGGGAGACCAGCTCATCTGGACGCAGACGTATGAGGAAGCCCTCTATCGCTCCAAGAACAG CAACAAACCCGTGATGATTATCCACCACTTGGACGACTGCCCACACAGCCAAG CACTCAAGAAGGTCTTTGCTGAACATAAAGACATACAGAAATTGGCTGAAAAATTCGTTCTCCTGAACCTTGTG tatgAAACCACAGACAAGAATCTTTCACCTGATGGCCAGTATGTCCCTCGGATTTTGTTCATAG ATCCTTCCCTGACTGTGAGAGCAGACATCACTGGAAGATACTCAAACCGTCTCTATGCATACGAGCCCACTGACATTTCACTGC TGCATTCAAATATGCAGAAAGCACTGAAACTCCTGAAGACTGAACTGtaa